A single region of the Mechercharimyces sp. CAU 1602 genome encodes:
- a CDS encoding SpoVR family protein — translation MTSADLKGLERAIDEITEIARGFKLDFYPMRYEICPADIIYTFGAYGMPTRFSHWSFGKSFYRMKLQYDLNLSRIYELVINSNPCYAFLLEGNSLIQNKLIVAHVLAHCDFFKNNVQFSHTSRDMVESMAASAERIRSYEIRYGKQEVEEFLDHALAVQEHIDPSLMRQNSDWEQEDKKEEGAANRPSAPAPYDALWRLDDRANEETRVERKKSKMEPQKDLLLYIMHHSQVLEEWQQDVLTMIREEMLYFWPQMETKVMNEGWASYWHIRILREMNLTEEETVEFAKLNASVIQPSSTSINPYYLGLKMLEDIERRWDEPSEEEQERYGRKPGSGREKLFEIREVDSDTSFIRNYLTKELVDELDLYLFGRRGNDWTIEDKNWEKVRDQLVASRINGGHPYLVVQEGDYMQNRELYLKHQYEGTELDVKYLEKTLPHLFELWGRTVHIETTIEGRSVLFSFNGNKCNRRFL, via the coding sequence GTGACATCAGCAGATCTTAAAGGGTTGGAGCGAGCAATTGATGAAATAACTGAAATCGCACGTGGTTTTAAACTGGATTTCTACCCCATGCGTTATGAGATTTGCCCTGCAGACATTATATATACTTTTGGTGCATATGGAATGCCGACCCGATTTTCGCACTGGAGTTTTGGAAAGTCATTTTATAGAATGAAACTTCAGTATGATCTGAATTTAAGCCGTATTTATGAGCTGGTGATCAACTCTAATCCGTGCTACGCTTTTTTGTTGGAAGGAAACAGCCTGATTCAAAATAAGCTAATTGTTGCCCATGTATTGGCACACTGTGACTTCTTTAAAAATAACGTTCAGTTCTCCCATACATCGCGTGATATGGTGGAAAGTATGGCGGCAAGTGCAGAGCGAATTCGTTCTTATGAAATACGGTATGGGAAACAAGAGGTAGAAGAGTTTTTAGATCATGCGTTAGCGGTGCAAGAACATATTGACCCAAGCTTAATGAGACAGAATTCTGACTGGGAGCAAGAGGATAAGAAAGAAGAGGGGGCAGCTAATCGTCCTTCTGCCCCAGCTCCATATGACGCATTGTGGAGATTGGATGATCGTGCGAATGAAGAGACAAGGGTAGAGCGCAAAAAGAGTAAGATGGAACCACAGAAAGATTTGCTTTTGTATATTATGCACCATAGTCAGGTGTTGGAAGAGTGGCAACAAGATGTACTAACGATGATACGGGAAGAGATGCTGTACTTTTGGCCACAGATGGAAACAAAAGTGATGAATGAGGGATGGGCTTCGTATTGGCATATTCGTATTTTACGCGAAATGAATTTGACAGAAGAGGAGACAGTGGAATTTGCAAAGCTTAACGCATCTGTTATCCAACCGTCTAGCACATCGATCAATCCGTATTACCTTGGGCTAAAAATGCTAGAGGATATTGAGCGCAGGTGGGATGAGCCATCAGAAGAAGAACAGGAGCGTTATGGACGAAAACCAGGTAGTGGGCGGGAGAAACTTTTTGAAATTCGTGAGGTGGATTCGGATACTTCCTTCATCCGTAACTATTTGACAAAGGAGCTGGTAGATGAGCTTGATCTTTATCTCTTCGGACGTAGAGGTAATGATTGGACCATAGAGGATAAAAATTGGGAAAAAGTGCGTGATCAGTTGGTGGCGAGCCGCATCAACGGAGGACATCCGTACTTGGTGGTACAAGAGGGTGATTATATGCAAAATCGAGAGCTTTATCTGAAACACCAGTATGAGGGGACCGAACTAGATGTGAAATACTTGGAGAAGACGCTACCCCATCTATTTGAATTATGGGGGCGCACGGTACACATTGAAACGACGATTGAAGGACGGAGTGTGTTATTTAGCTTTAATGGTAATAAATGCAACCGTCGTTTCTTGTAA